The segment ATCTCTAAGGTAGCGGCAGGCTCGAGTGTCGGGTCGGCCATACCTCCAGGTTTGATGAAGCCGCGCGACTTGCGCGGAGCTAAAGAAGGAGTCCATCGTGACGACGCATAACTTCAACAAGAACAACTTTAATGACGAAGTGGTCAACGCCGACGTGCCCGTGATCGTGGACCTGTGGGCGCCCTGGTGCGGTCCCTGCCGCGCGCTCAGCCCGGTCATCGACAAGCTCGCTGGCGAGTTTGAAGGCCAGGTCAAGGTCGGCAAGATCAACATCGACGAGGAGCCGGAGCTGGCTCAGGCCTTCAACGCGCGCTCCATTCCCATGGTCGTGGCGATGCGCGGCAACGACGTCGTCGACGTGATGATGGGCTTCCAGGGCGAGCAGCCTCTGCGGAAGCTTTTTGAAAAGGCGAGCGCGGCGAAGTAAGGCGCCTGTGTGAAGGCGCAGGCGCGCCCGCGCTGCACACAATCCTACAGATTCGACCGACGCCCGCTTTCTTGAGGAGAGCGGGCGTCTGTCGATAGGAAGCGGTGATTATGAGTGATGTAAAGCAGGCCTCCGTCGCGCTCAGCCCGACCTACGAGGCGATGTGGACGCAGCTCACCTCCGAGCTTGCGCCTCTGATCGAAGACGGCGCGCTGCATCAGGCCATCGGTCGACTCAGCGCGATGCTCGAGACGATGGGGCCGGGCAACGAGGAGCCGGGCGCGCGCAACGAAGATGATCTTCTGCGGGGGCGGCTCTTAAGCCGGCGCGCCGAGCTTTATCTGGATCTCGATGAAGTCGACGACGCGCTCTCCGACGCCCAGGCTGCCTGGAAGGCCGGCTGGCGCGACGCGGCCACGATGGCCGTGGCGGGGTGGGCCAGCTACCAGCTCGATGAGCCGGAGGCGGCGCAGGCCTATTTCAATGAGGCGGTCGCGCGTAACGATGGGGATCCGGGCATTCTGATGGGGCGGGCGTTGGTGGCCGTGGAACTCGAGGAGTACGAGGAGGCCCGCGCCGATCTGACCCACGCGCTCACCGCCGATCCAGATAACGCCGAGATCCTGGCGTTGCGCGGTGAAGTTCACCTGCGGTTGAGCGATCTGAAGGCGGCCGAGCGCGACTTGAAGGCCGCCCGGGAACTCGATGCCGAAGATCCCGATTACGCCCTGGCCATGGCCAGGCTGCATATGCTGCGCGGGCAGGTCGATGAGGCGCTGATTCTGCTCGATATCGCCGTTGGCGAGGGCACCGATGTGGCGCTGGAGGCGATCTTGATGCGCAGCCACCTGCGCCTGGCGCGCGGGGAGCATCGCCTGGCGCGCGAAGACGCGCTGCGCGCCTCCAACATCTATCCGGAAGAAGCGTTTGCCTTTGTGCAGCTCGCCAATGTGCAGCTCTCCGAGGGCAAGCTCAGCGCCGGCAAGAAGGCCGCTGAGCGCGCCGTGATGCTCGATCCGAGCCTGCCCGATGCCTATGCGGTGCGCGGCGCGGCGCTGCAGATGAGCGGCGAAGAAGACGCCGCCCGCGAAGATCTGGAGCGCGCCGCCAGCGCCCCGGCCGAGCTGCCGATGTTCTTGCTCGGCCCGGCCTACGACTCGGTGGAGATGCCCGCCTTTGATAGCTCGATCTTCGAGATGTTCGGCAAAGATTTCGATCCCTCAAAATTCGCAGACGCCTTCGGGCAGGGCGGCACAGGCGGCGGGCCGAAGATGCCCGGGGGCAACCCCATGGGCATGCTCGATCAGCTCTTTGATGAGTCCGGCAACATCCGCGGGGCGTTTAAACCGATCTTCGAGATGGCCATCAAGCAGGCCCCCACGCTGATGAAGAATCTTCCCAAGAGCATGCTCGGCGACATCGACGAGGAGCAGCTCAAGAAGATGGATCTCTCCAACCTCTCGGCCGAGGATCTCGAAAAGCAGATGCGCGACTTCTACACGATGATGAAGTCTGGCAAAGGCCCCGGCGCGCCTGAGGCTGGCGATGATGCCGGCAGCGATGAGGTCGATTCGCCGGAGAAGATCGACGAGGAGTAAGACGACCTCGAGGCCCTCCGGGGGTGGCTTCCCTGAGTTCTGGAGCCCCGCGCTGCGCCGCAGCGTGGGGCTCTTTTGCAAACTCGGTCGGCGGTGACGCTGGACAAACCCCCGGGCTCTTCTCTATGAAAGCCCCCCACGGGCAACGGGTGTAGGTGCAAAGGTCCCTCAAAAGGGGCGCGCAGCGAAAGCGGCTTGCCACCTCGTGATGAGCGCGTAGATCTGAGCCTCGAAGCCGTTGGGCCCTGTTAATGAATGAACAGCGAAGCGCGGAATCCTTCTATGTCAAAACTCGTGATCGTCGAGTCGCCCTCCAAGGCGAAGACCATTCAAAAGTACCTGCCCAAGGAGTTTGTGGTGAAGGCCTCGCTGGGCCATATCCGCGACCTCCCGGACAACGCCGGCCAGATGCCCGCGAAGTATAAAAAGGAGTCCTGGGCCAGCCTGGGTGTGAACATCGAGGAGGGCTTTGAAGCGGTCTATGTCGTCAAAGATCCCCGCTCCAAGAAGGCCATCAAAGAGCTCAAGGCCGAGCTCAAGAAGGCCGACGCCCTCTACCTCGCGACAGATGAAGACCGTGAGGGAGAGGCGATCAGCTGGCACCTTTTGGAGGAGCTCAAGCCCAAATGCCCGACCCACCGCATGGTCTTTCACGAGATCACGAAGTCGGCGATCGAGCGCGCCCTGGAGAACACCCGCGAGGTCGATGATCACCTGGTAGCCGCGCAGGAGACTCGCCGCATCCTCGACCGCCTGGTGGGCTACCCGCTCTCGCTTTTGGTCGGCAAGAAGATCAAGTACGGGCTCTCGGCCGGGCGCGTGCAGTCGGTCGCGGTGCGACTTCTGGTGGAGCGCGAGCGCGAGCGTCGCCGCTTCCGCACCGGCTCCTACTGGGACCTCAAAGCGCAGCTCGCCGAGAAGGGCAACGCCTTCGATGCGGTGCTCCATGCGGTTGACGGCACCCGGGTGGCCACCGGCAAAGATTTTGACGAGAACACCGGCAAGATCGCCGAGGGCAAAAACGTTCTGCTCCTCGACGAGAAGCAGGCCAAAAAGATGGTCGACCAGCTGTCCAGCCGCCCCTGGACGGTCAACGAGATCACCGAGCGCCCCTACACCACCCGGCCCAAGCCGCCCTTCATCACCTCGACCCTGCAGCAGGAGGCCAGCCGTAAGCTGGGGATGTCGGCCTCCGATACGATGCGGGTTGCGCAGTCGCTCTACGAGAATGGTTTTATCACCTACATGCGTACCGACTCGGTGAACCTCTCGCAGCAGGCGCTCAACGCTGCGCGTAAGGCCGCCGGAGAGCTTTACGGTGCGGAGTACGTGGCCGATAAGCCGCGGGTCTACGCCTCGAAGTCCAAGGGCGCTCAGGAGGCCCACGAGGCGATTCGCCCCACCGGTGATGCCTTTGTGCACCCGAAGAAGTCGGGGCTTAAAGGGCGAGATCGCAAGCTCTACGATCTGATCTGGAAGCGCACCGTGGCCAGCCAGATGGCCGACGCCAAAAAGACCAGCGTGCGCGTGGACCTGAAGGTCAGCGACGACGAGCACACCTACATGTTCCGCGCCAACGGCAACCGCATCGACTTCGCGGGCTTTATGCGCGCGTACGTCGAAGGGGCCGATGATCCGGAGGCGGCCCTCGAAGATCGCGAAGTGCTCCTGCCCGCACTCAAAGAGGGCGGACAGGTCGACTGCAATGAGCTTGAGGCCATCGGTCACGAGACCAAGCCGCCGGCGCGTTACACCGAAGCCTCGCTGGTCAAGGTGCTCGAAGAAGAAGGCGTGGGCCGTCCGAGTACCTACGCCACGATCATGAGCAAGATCACCGCCGGTGAGAAGTACGGCCGCAAGGTGGGTCGCACGCTGGTGCCGACGTACATGGCCTTTGCGGTCACCGAGTTTCTCGAAAAACACTTCGGCGAGCTGGTCGATACGCAGTTTACAGCCCGGATGGAAGATGATCTCGATGAGATCGCCGCCGGCAAGGGCTCCAAAGTCGAGTACCTCCACCAGTTCTACCGCCGCGAAGGGGCGTTTGCCGACAAGGTCAATGAGGGCGAAGAGAAGATCGAGCCCGACCTTGCCCGTGAGGTCACCCTGGAGGACTTCCCGGCCAAGCTGAAGGTGGGGCGCTACGGGCCTTACGTGCAGATCGAGGTCGAGGGTGAGACCAAGACCGTCGATGTGCCCGACGACATCCCGCCGGCCGACCTGGATTATGAGAAGATCCTGGAGCTGCTGGAGAAGCGCGAGCAGGGCCCCGAGTCGCTGGGGATTCACCCGGAGAAGGGCGAGCCGATCTTTTTGATGAATGGCCGCTTTGGTCCGTATTTCCAGCTGGGTGAGCGCACCGAAGATAACAAGAAGCCGCCGACGGCCTCGGTGCCCAAGGGCATGAAGCCTGAAGATGTGACGCTGGAACAGGCCGCGCAGCTCCTCGATCTTCCGCGCGAGCTGGGCAAGCACCCCGAAGATGGCAAGCCGGTGGAGGCGGGCATCGGGCGCTACGGGCCCTTCGTCAAACACGTCAAGGAGTACCGCAACCTGCCCGAGCAGGAGATGGTCTTTACGGTGACGCTGGAGCAGGCGCTGGAGCTGCTGGCGCAGCCCAAGGGCCGCCGCTCCAACAGCCGCAAGGTGCTCAAAGAGCTGGGCACCGACCCGGACAGCGGTAAGCCCATCAACGTGCTCGACGGGCGCTACGGGCCTTATGTGAAGCTGGGCAAGGTCAACGCCTCGCTTCCCAAGGGCACCAACCCCGACGACATGACGTTGGAGAAAGCGCTGGAGCTCATCGAGCAGAAGAACGCGAGCTAAGCCAACGTGCGGCCTTGCGCGCCCCGACGATGACGTCGGGACGTGTGAGGTCGGGCGTTGAAGTCAGAAGAGCGTCCCCGCCGGAGATTCGGGCGGGGACGCTCTTTTTTTGCGTTTAAGGTGTGCACCACAGCGCGGGCGTGCTCAGTGCTTGAGGATGGGGAGCCCGGTGAAGATGTCGGGCAGGGAGACCCCGGTGACCAGGGGCAGGTTGAGCGCGCGGTGAGCCTCTTTGAGGCTTCGGAACTGGCGAATGCCGACCGCGTCGAGCTCGGGGAGAGGTTGTGGCGAGATGAGAGCGATGGGATTTCGCTCCAGCGCCATCGCCAGCACGTAGGCGCGCTGCTGGCCGCCGGCGCCCGGCTCCGGGGAGCGTTGTTCGCCGCGAAGTTCAGCGAGCAGGGCGTCGCGGCCACGGGCCAGGGCGCGGGCAAAGGCGCGCTCGCCATCGCCGCAGCCGAGCCCCTCGGGGCAGTCGGCTTCCAGCACAATCCACCCTCCGGGGGTGAGCGCGCCCTTTTCGACAAGCGCGGCGTAGGTCGCCGCGCGCGAGGCCTGGTAGAAGTTGTCGGACTTGCTCGGCGGCAAC is part of the Lujinxingia vulgaris genome and harbors:
- a CDS encoding tetratricopeptide repeat protein, with the protein product MSDVKQASVALSPTYEAMWTQLTSELAPLIEDGALHQAIGRLSAMLETMGPGNEEPGARNEDDLLRGRLLSRRAELYLDLDEVDDALSDAQAAWKAGWRDAATMAVAGWASYQLDEPEAAQAYFNEAVARNDGDPGILMGRALVAVELEEYEEARADLTHALTADPDNAEILALRGEVHLRLSDLKAAERDLKAARELDAEDPDYALAMARLHMLRGQVDEALILLDIAVGEGTDVALEAILMRSHLRLARGEHRLAREDALRASNIYPEEAFAFVQLANVQLSEGKLSAGKKAAERAVMLDPSLPDAYAVRGAALQMSGEEDAAREDLERAASAPAELPMFLLGPAYDSVEMPAFDSSIFEMFGKDFDPSKFADAFGQGGTGGGPKMPGGNPMGMLDQLFDESGNIRGAFKPIFEMAIKQAPTLMKNLPKSMLGDIDEEQLKKMDLSNLSAEDLEKQMRDFYTMMKSGKGPGAPEAGDDAGSDEVDSPEKIDEE
- the trxA gene encoding thioredoxin; this translates as MTTHNFNKNNFNDEVVNADVPVIVDLWAPWCGPCRALSPVIDKLAGEFEGQVKVGKINIDEEPELAQAFNARSIPMVVAMRGNDVVDVMMGFQGEQPLRKLFEKASAAK
- the topA gene encoding type I DNA topoisomerase; amino-acid sequence: MSKLVIVESPSKAKTIQKYLPKEFVVKASLGHIRDLPDNAGQMPAKYKKESWASLGVNIEEGFEAVYVVKDPRSKKAIKELKAELKKADALYLATDEDREGEAISWHLLEELKPKCPTHRMVFHEITKSAIERALENTREVDDHLVAAQETRRILDRLVGYPLSLLVGKKIKYGLSAGRVQSVAVRLLVERERERRRFRTGSYWDLKAQLAEKGNAFDAVLHAVDGTRVATGKDFDENTGKIAEGKNVLLLDEKQAKKMVDQLSSRPWTVNEITERPYTTRPKPPFITSTLQQEASRKLGMSASDTMRVAQSLYENGFITYMRTDSVNLSQQALNAARKAAGELYGAEYVADKPRVYASKSKGAQEAHEAIRPTGDAFVHPKKSGLKGRDRKLYDLIWKRTVASQMADAKKTSVRVDLKVSDDEHTYMFRANGNRIDFAGFMRAYVEGADDPEAALEDREVLLPALKEGGQVDCNELEAIGHETKPPARYTEASLVKVLEEEGVGRPSTYATIMSKITAGEKYGRKVGRTLVPTYMAFAVTEFLEKHFGELVDTQFTARMEDDLDEIAAGKGSKVEYLHQFYRREGAFADKVNEGEEKIEPDLAREVTLEDFPAKLKVGRYGPYVQIEVEGETKTVDVPDDIPPADLDYEKILELLEKREQGPESLGIHPEKGEPIFLMNGRFGPYFQLGERTEDNKKPPTASVPKGMKPEDVTLEQAAQLLDLPRELGKHPEDGKPVEAGIGRYGPFVKHVKEYRNLPEQEMVFTVTLEQALELLAQPKGRRSNSRKVLKELGTDPDSGKPINVLDGRYGPYVKLGKVNASLPKGTNPDDMTLEKALELIEQKNAS